In Streptomyces canus, one DNA window encodes the following:
- a CDS encoding metal-dependent transcriptional regulator — MSGLIDTTEMYLRTILELEEEGVVPMRARIAERLDQSGPTVSQTVARMERDGLVSVASDRHLELTDEGRRLATRVMRKHRLAECLLVDVIGLEWEQVHAEACRWEHVMSEAVERRVLELLRHPTESPYGNPIPGLEELGEKDGADPFLDEGMVSLAELDPGLDGKTVVVRRIGEPIQTDAQLMYTLRRAGVQPGSVVSVTESAGGVLVGSGGEAAELESDVASHVFVAKR, encoded by the coding sequence ATGTCCGGACTGATCGACACCACGGAGATGTATCTCCGCACCATCCTCGAGCTGGAGGAGGAAGGTGTGGTCCCCATGCGCGCCCGGATCGCCGAGCGGCTCGACCAGAGCGGGCCGACGGTCAGCCAGACCGTGGCGAGGATGGAGCGGGACGGGCTGGTGTCGGTCGCCAGTGACCGGCATCTGGAGCTGACGGACGAGGGCCGGCGGCTGGCCACGCGCGTGATGCGCAAGCACCGGCTCGCGGAGTGTCTGCTGGTCGACGTGATCGGTCTGGAGTGGGAGCAGGTCCACGCGGAGGCGTGTCGCTGGGAGCATGTGATGAGTGAGGCGGTGGAGCGCCGGGTGCTGGAGCTGCTGCGTCACCCCACCGAGTCGCCGTACGGCAATCCGATCCCGGGTCTGGAGGAGCTGGGCGAGAAGGACGGTGCCGATCCGTTCCTGGACGAGGGCATGGTGTCGCTGGCCGAGCTGGACCCGGGTCTCGACGGCAAGACGGTCGTCGTACGGCGTATCGGCGAGCCGATCCAGACGGACGCGCAGCTGATGTACACGCTGCGTCGGGCGGGTGTGCAGCCCGGTTCGGTGGTGAGCGTGACGGAGTCGGCGGGCGGGGTGCTGGTGGG